From Chaetodon trifascialis isolate fChaTrf1 chromosome 1, fChaTrf1.hap1, whole genome shotgun sequence, one genomic window encodes:
- the celf1 gene encoding CUGBP Elav-like family member 1 isoform X3 has translation MDSLDPETLYVSPEQTGQPTLPLPNSEVSNLALGGGKKMNGSLDHPDQPDVDAIKMFVGQIPRSWSEEQLRELFEPYGAVYEINVLRDRSQNPPQSKGCCFITYYTRKSALEAQNALHNMKILPGMHHPIQMKPADSEKNNAVEDRKLFIGMISKKCNENDIRLMFSPYGQIEECRILRGPDGLSRGCAFVTFTARQMAQSAIKSMHQSQTMEGCSSPIVVKFADTQKDKEQKRMAQQLQQQMQQLSAASMWGNLTGLNSLGPQYLALYLQLLQQSASTGNALNNLHPVSGLNAMQNLAALAAAATATQATATGSSAMTTSSSPLSALTSSGSSPTSSSNSSVNPMASLGALQSLAAGSGAGLNMGSLAGMAALNGSLSSGGLSNGSGNTMEALSQAYSGIQQYAAAALPSLYNQSLLSQQSVSAAGSQKEGPEGANLFIYHLPQEFGDQDLLQMFMPFGNVISAKVFIDKQTNLSKCFGFVSYDNPVSSQAAIQSMNGFQIGMKRLKVQLKRSKNDSKPY, from the exons tggGAAGAAGATGAATGGGTCTTTGGACCACCCCGACCAACCAGATGTTGATGCCATTAAGATGTTTGTGGGACAGATTCCACGGTCCTGGTCTGAGGAGCAGCTTCGTGAGCTATTTGAGCCTTATGGAGCAGTCTATGAAATTAATGTTCTCAGAGACCGCAGCCAGAATCCACCCCAGAGCAAAG GCTGCTGTTTTATAACTTACTATACTCGCAAATCAGCCTTGGAAGCACAGAATGCTCTGCACAACATGAAGATTCTTCCAGGG ATGCACCACCCAATCCAGATGAAGCCAGcagacagtgagaaaaacaaTG cagtggaggacaggaagctgTTTATTGGAATGATCTCCAAGAAATGTAACGAGAATGACATCCGACTGATGTTCTCACCATATGGACAGATAGAGGAGTGCCGGATACTTCGAGGCCCTGACGGACTCAGTCGTG GTTGTGCATTTGTGACATTCACAGCAAGACAAATGGCCCAGTCAGCCATCAAGTCCATGCACCAGTCCCAGACCATGGAG GGTTGTTCATCACCCATCGTGGTGAAGTTTGCAGACACTCAGAAGGACAAGGAGCAGAAGCGCATggcccagcagctgcagcagcagatgcagcaaCTCAGTGCTGCTTCCATGTGGGGAAATCTAACTGGGCTCAACAGCCTTGGGCCACAGTACctagca CTCTACTTACAGTTATTGCAGCAGTCAGCCTCGACAGGGAATGCGCTCAACAACCTGCATCCTGTTTCAG gtCTTAATGCCATGCAGAACCTGGCTgctttagcagcagcagcaactgcCACACAGGCCACGGCCACAGGCTCCAGCGCCATGACAACGTCTAGTAGCCCACTAAGTGCACTAACAAGCTCAG GCTCCTCCCCTACCTCCAGCAGCAACTCATCAGTGAACCCCATGGCTTCTCTGGGGGCCCTGCAGTCTCTGGCTGCTGGTTCTGGAGCTGGTCTCAACATGGGCTCCCTGGCAG GTATGGCAGCACTGAATGGCAGCCTTAGCTCTGGAGGTCTGTCTAATGGCTCAGGAAACACCATGGAGGCACTGAGCCAGGCCTACTCAGGCATCCAGCAGTACGCTGCTGCTGCCCTCCCCAGCCTGTACAACCAGAGCCTGCTGTCCCAGCAGAGCGTctcagcagcaggcagccaaaAGGAAG GTCCAGAAGGTGCCAACTTGTTCATCTACCACCTGCCCCAGGAGTTTGGAGACCAGGACCTGCTCCAGATGTTTATGCCCTTTGGAAATGTCATCTCTGCTAAAGTCTTCattgacaaacagacaaacctcAGCAAGTGTTTTG GCTTTGTGAGCTATGACAACCCCGTGTCATCACAGGCAGCCATCCAGTCAATGAATGGCTTCCAGATCGGCATGAAGAGGCTGAAGGTGCAGCTGAAGCGCTCAAAGAACGACAGCAAGCCCTATTGA
- the celf1 gene encoding CUGBP Elav-like family member 1 isoform X1 produces MDSLDPETLYVSPEQTGQPTLPLPNSEVSNLALGGGKKMNGSLDHPDQPDVDAIKMFVGQIPRSWSEEQLRELFEPYGAVYEINVLRDRSQNPPQSKGCCFITYYTRKSALEAQNALHNMKILPGMHHPIQMKPADSEKNNAVEDRKLFIGMISKKCNENDIRLMFSPYGQIEECRILRGPDGLSRGCAFVTFTARQMAQSAIKSMHQSQTMEGCSSPIVVKFADTQKDKEQKRMAQQLQQQMQQLSAASMWGNLTGLNSLGPQYLALYLQLLQQSASTGNALNNLHPVSGLNAMQNLAALAAAATATQATATGSSAMTTSSSPLSALTSSGSSPTSSSNSSVNPMASLGALQSLAAGSGAGLNMGSLAGMAALNGSLSSGGLSNGSGNTMEALSQAYSGIQQYAAAALPSLYNQSLLSQQSVSAAGSQKEASDSRSTGPEGANLFIYHLPQEFGDQDLLQMFMPFGNVISAKVFIDKQTNLSKCFGFVSYDNPVSSQAAIQSMNGFQIGMKRLKVQLKRSKNDSKPY; encoded by the exons tggGAAGAAGATGAATGGGTCTTTGGACCACCCCGACCAACCAGATGTTGATGCCATTAAGATGTTTGTGGGACAGATTCCACGGTCCTGGTCTGAGGAGCAGCTTCGTGAGCTATTTGAGCCTTATGGAGCAGTCTATGAAATTAATGTTCTCAGAGACCGCAGCCAGAATCCACCCCAGAGCAAAG GCTGCTGTTTTATAACTTACTATACTCGCAAATCAGCCTTGGAAGCACAGAATGCTCTGCACAACATGAAGATTCTTCCAGGG ATGCACCACCCAATCCAGATGAAGCCAGcagacagtgagaaaaacaaTG cagtggaggacaggaagctgTTTATTGGAATGATCTCCAAGAAATGTAACGAGAATGACATCCGACTGATGTTCTCACCATATGGACAGATAGAGGAGTGCCGGATACTTCGAGGCCCTGACGGACTCAGTCGTG GTTGTGCATTTGTGACATTCACAGCAAGACAAATGGCCCAGTCAGCCATCAAGTCCATGCACCAGTCCCAGACCATGGAG GGTTGTTCATCACCCATCGTGGTGAAGTTTGCAGACACTCAGAAGGACAAGGAGCAGAAGCGCATggcccagcagctgcagcagcagatgcagcaaCTCAGTGCTGCTTCCATGTGGGGAAATCTAACTGGGCTCAACAGCCTTGGGCCACAGTACctagca CTCTACTTACAGTTATTGCAGCAGTCAGCCTCGACAGGGAATGCGCTCAACAACCTGCATCCTGTTTCAG gtCTTAATGCCATGCAGAACCTGGCTgctttagcagcagcagcaactgcCACACAGGCCACGGCCACAGGCTCCAGCGCCATGACAACGTCTAGTAGCCCACTAAGTGCACTAACAAGCTCAG GCTCCTCCCCTACCTCCAGCAGCAACTCATCAGTGAACCCCATGGCTTCTCTGGGGGCCCTGCAGTCTCTGGCTGCTGGTTCTGGAGCTGGTCTCAACATGGGCTCCCTGGCAG GTATGGCAGCACTGAATGGCAGCCTTAGCTCTGGAGGTCTGTCTAATGGCTCAGGAAACACCATGGAGGCACTGAGCCAGGCCTACTCAGGCATCCAGCAGTACGCTGCTGCTGCCCTCCCCAGCCTGTACAACCAGAGCCTGCTGTCCCAGCAGAGCGTctcagcagcaggcagccaaaAGGAAG CCAGCGACAGTCGCAGCACCG GTCCAGAAGGTGCCAACTTGTTCATCTACCACCTGCCCCAGGAGTTTGGAGACCAGGACCTGCTCCAGATGTTTATGCCCTTTGGAAATGTCATCTCTGCTAAAGTCTTCattgacaaacagacaaacctcAGCAAGTGTTTTG GCTTTGTGAGCTATGACAACCCCGTGTCATCACAGGCAGCCATCCAGTCAATGAATGGCTTCCAGATCGGCATGAAGAGGCTGAAGGTGCAGCTGAAGCGCTCAAAGAACGACAGCAAGCCCTATTGA
- the celf1 gene encoding CUGBP Elav-like family member 1 isoform X2 gives MDSLDPETLYVSPEQTGQPTLPLPNSEVSNLALGGGKKMNGSLDHPDQPDVDAIKMFVGQIPRSWSEEQLRELFEPYGAVYEINVLRDRSQNPPQSKGCCFITYYTRKSALEAQNALHNMKILPGMHHPIQMKPADSEKNNVEDRKLFIGMISKKCNENDIRLMFSPYGQIEECRILRGPDGLSRGCAFVTFTARQMAQSAIKSMHQSQTMEGCSSPIVVKFADTQKDKEQKRMAQQLQQQMQQLSAASMWGNLTGLNSLGPQYLALYLQLLQQSASTGNALNNLHPVSGLNAMQNLAALAAAATATQATATGSSAMTTSSSPLSALTSSGSSPTSSSNSSVNPMASLGALQSLAAGSGAGLNMGSLAGMAALNGSLSSGGLSNGSGNTMEALSQAYSGIQQYAAAALPSLYNQSLLSQQSVSAAGSQKEASDSRSTGPEGANLFIYHLPQEFGDQDLLQMFMPFGNVISAKVFIDKQTNLSKCFGFVSYDNPVSSQAAIQSMNGFQIGMKRLKVQLKRSKNDSKPY, from the exons tggGAAGAAGATGAATGGGTCTTTGGACCACCCCGACCAACCAGATGTTGATGCCATTAAGATGTTTGTGGGACAGATTCCACGGTCCTGGTCTGAGGAGCAGCTTCGTGAGCTATTTGAGCCTTATGGAGCAGTCTATGAAATTAATGTTCTCAGAGACCGCAGCCAGAATCCACCCCAGAGCAAAG GCTGCTGTTTTATAACTTACTATACTCGCAAATCAGCCTTGGAAGCACAGAATGCTCTGCACAACATGAAGATTCTTCCAGGG ATGCACCACCCAATCCAGATGAAGCCAGcagacagtgagaaaaacaaTG tggaggacaggaagctgTTTATTGGAATGATCTCCAAGAAATGTAACGAGAATGACATCCGACTGATGTTCTCACCATATGGACAGATAGAGGAGTGCCGGATACTTCGAGGCCCTGACGGACTCAGTCGTG GTTGTGCATTTGTGACATTCACAGCAAGACAAATGGCCCAGTCAGCCATCAAGTCCATGCACCAGTCCCAGACCATGGAG GGTTGTTCATCACCCATCGTGGTGAAGTTTGCAGACACTCAGAAGGACAAGGAGCAGAAGCGCATggcccagcagctgcagcagcagatgcagcaaCTCAGTGCTGCTTCCATGTGGGGAAATCTAACTGGGCTCAACAGCCTTGGGCCACAGTACctagca CTCTACTTACAGTTATTGCAGCAGTCAGCCTCGACAGGGAATGCGCTCAACAACCTGCATCCTGTTTCAG gtCTTAATGCCATGCAGAACCTGGCTgctttagcagcagcagcaactgcCACACAGGCCACGGCCACAGGCTCCAGCGCCATGACAACGTCTAGTAGCCCACTAAGTGCACTAACAAGCTCAG GCTCCTCCCCTACCTCCAGCAGCAACTCATCAGTGAACCCCATGGCTTCTCTGGGGGCCCTGCAGTCTCTGGCTGCTGGTTCTGGAGCTGGTCTCAACATGGGCTCCCTGGCAG GTATGGCAGCACTGAATGGCAGCCTTAGCTCTGGAGGTCTGTCTAATGGCTCAGGAAACACCATGGAGGCACTGAGCCAGGCCTACTCAGGCATCCAGCAGTACGCTGCTGCTGCCCTCCCCAGCCTGTACAACCAGAGCCTGCTGTCCCAGCAGAGCGTctcagcagcaggcagccaaaAGGAAG CCAGCGACAGTCGCAGCACCG GTCCAGAAGGTGCCAACTTGTTCATCTACCACCTGCCCCAGGAGTTTGGAGACCAGGACCTGCTCCAGATGTTTATGCCCTTTGGAAATGTCATCTCTGCTAAAGTCTTCattgacaaacagacaaacctcAGCAAGTGTTTTG GCTTTGTGAGCTATGACAACCCCGTGTCATCACAGGCAGCCATCCAGTCAATGAATGGCTTCCAGATCGGCATGAAGAGGCTGAAGGTGCAGCTGAAGCGCTCAAAGAACGACAGCAAGCCCTATTGA
- the celf1 gene encoding CUGBP Elav-like family member 1 isoform X4, which translates to MDSLDPETLYVSPEQTGQPTLPLPNSEVSNLALGGGKKMNGSLDHPDQPDVDAIKMFVGQIPRSWSEEQLRELFEPYGAVYEINVLRDRSQNPPQSKGCCFITYYTRKSALEAQNALHNMKILPGMHHPIQMKPADSEKNNVEDRKLFIGMISKKCNENDIRLMFSPYGQIEECRILRGPDGLSRGCAFVTFTARQMAQSAIKSMHQSQTMEGCSSPIVVKFADTQKDKEQKRMAQQLQQQMQQLSAASMWGNLTGLNSLGPQYLALYLQLLQQSASTGNALNNLHPVSGLNAMQNLAALAAAATATQATATGSSAMTTSSSPLSALTSSGSSPTSSSNSSVNPMASLGALQSLAAGSGAGLNMGSLAGMAALNGSLSSGGLSNGSGNTMEALSQAYSGIQQYAAAALPSLYNQSLLSQQSVSAAGSQKEGPEGANLFIYHLPQEFGDQDLLQMFMPFGNVISAKVFIDKQTNLSKCFGFVSYDNPVSSQAAIQSMNGFQIGMKRLKVQLKRSKNDSKPY; encoded by the exons tggGAAGAAGATGAATGGGTCTTTGGACCACCCCGACCAACCAGATGTTGATGCCATTAAGATGTTTGTGGGACAGATTCCACGGTCCTGGTCTGAGGAGCAGCTTCGTGAGCTATTTGAGCCTTATGGAGCAGTCTATGAAATTAATGTTCTCAGAGACCGCAGCCAGAATCCACCCCAGAGCAAAG GCTGCTGTTTTATAACTTACTATACTCGCAAATCAGCCTTGGAAGCACAGAATGCTCTGCACAACATGAAGATTCTTCCAGGG ATGCACCACCCAATCCAGATGAAGCCAGcagacagtgagaaaaacaaTG tggaggacaggaagctgTTTATTGGAATGATCTCCAAGAAATGTAACGAGAATGACATCCGACTGATGTTCTCACCATATGGACAGATAGAGGAGTGCCGGATACTTCGAGGCCCTGACGGACTCAGTCGTG GTTGTGCATTTGTGACATTCACAGCAAGACAAATGGCCCAGTCAGCCATCAAGTCCATGCACCAGTCCCAGACCATGGAG GGTTGTTCATCACCCATCGTGGTGAAGTTTGCAGACACTCAGAAGGACAAGGAGCAGAAGCGCATggcccagcagctgcagcagcagatgcagcaaCTCAGTGCTGCTTCCATGTGGGGAAATCTAACTGGGCTCAACAGCCTTGGGCCACAGTACctagca CTCTACTTACAGTTATTGCAGCAGTCAGCCTCGACAGGGAATGCGCTCAACAACCTGCATCCTGTTTCAG gtCTTAATGCCATGCAGAACCTGGCTgctttagcagcagcagcaactgcCACACAGGCCACGGCCACAGGCTCCAGCGCCATGACAACGTCTAGTAGCCCACTAAGTGCACTAACAAGCTCAG GCTCCTCCCCTACCTCCAGCAGCAACTCATCAGTGAACCCCATGGCTTCTCTGGGGGCCCTGCAGTCTCTGGCTGCTGGTTCTGGAGCTGGTCTCAACATGGGCTCCCTGGCAG GTATGGCAGCACTGAATGGCAGCCTTAGCTCTGGAGGTCTGTCTAATGGCTCAGGAAACACCATGGAGGCACTGAGCCAGGCCTACTCAGGCATCCAGCAGTACGCTGCTGCTGCCCTCCCCAGCCTGTACAACCAGAGCCTGCTGTCCCAGCAGAGCGTctcagcagcaggcagccaaaAGGAAG GTCCAGAAGGTGCCAACTTGTTCATCTACCACCTGCCCCAGGAGTTTGGAGACCAGGACCTGCTCCAGATGTTTATGCCCTTTGGAAATGTCATCTCTGCTAAAGTCTTCattgacaaacagacaaacctcAGCAAGTGTTTTG GCTTTGTGAGCTATGACAACCCCGTGTCATCACAGGCAGCCATCCAGTCAATGAATGGCTTCCAGATCGGCATGAAGAGGCTGAAGGTGCAGCTGAAGCGCTCAAAGAACGACAGCAAGCCCTATTGA
- the celf1 gene encoding CUGBP Elav-like family member 1 isoform X5: protein MNGSLDHPDQPDVDAIKMFVGQIPRSWSEEQLRELFEPYGAVYEINVLRDRSQNPPQSKGCCFITYYTRKSALEAQNALHNMKILPGMHHPIQMKPADSEKNNAVEDRKLFIGMISKKCNENDIRLMFSPYGQIEECRILRGPDGLSRGCAFVTFTARQMAQSAIKSMHQSQTMEGCSSPIVVKFADTQKDKEQKRMAQQLQQQMQQLSAASMWGNLTGLNSLGPQYLALYLQLLQQSASTGNALNNLHPVSGLNAMQNLAALAAAATATQATATGSSAMTTSSSPLSALTSSGSSPTSSSNSSVNPMASLGALQSLAAGSGAGLNMGSLAGMAALNGSLSSGGLSNGSGNTMEALSQAYSGIQQYAAAALPSLYNQSLLSQQSVSAAGSQKEASDSRSTGPEGANLFIYHLPQEFGDQDLLQMFMPFGNVISAKVFIDKQTNLSKCFGFVSYDNPVSSQAAIQSMNGFQIGMKRLKVQLKRSKNDSKPY from the exons ATGAATGGGTCTTTGGACCACCCCGACCAACCAGATGTTGATGCCATTAAGATGTTTGTGGGACAGATTCCACGGTCCTGGTCTGAGGAGCAGCTTCGTGAGCTATTTGAGCCTTATGGAGCAGTCTATGAAATTAATGTTCTCAGAGACCGCAGCCAGAATCCACCCCAGAGCAAAG GCTGCTGTTTTATAACTTACTATACTCGCAAATCAGCCTTGGAAGCACAGAATGCTCTGCACAACATGAAGATTCTTCCAGGG ATGCACCACCCAATCCAGATGAAGCCAGcagacagtgagaaaaacaaTG cagtggaggacaggaagctgTTTATTGGAATGATCTCCAAGAAATGTAACGAGAATGACATCCGACTGATGTTCTCACCATATGGACAGATAGAGGAGTGCCGGATACTTCGAGGCCCTGACGGACTCAGTCGTG GTTGTGCATTTGTGACATTCACAGCAAGACAAATGGCCCAGTCAGCCATCAAGTCCATGCACCAGTCCCAGACCATGGAG GGTTGTTCATCACCCATCGTGGTGAAGTTTGCAGACACTCAGAAGGACAAGGAGCAGAAGCGCATggcccagcagctgcagcagcagatgcagcaaCTCAGTGCTGCTTCCATGTGGGGAAATCTAACTGGGCTCAACAGCCTTGGGCCACAGTACctagca CTCTACTTACAGTTATTGCAGCAGTCAGCCTCGACAGGGAATGCGCTCAACAACCTGCATCCTGTTTCAG gtCTTAATGCCATGCAGAACCTGGCTgctttagcagcagcagcaactgcCACACAGGCCACGGCCACAGGCTCCAGCGCCATGACAACGTCTAGTAGCCCACTAAGTGCACTAACAAGCTCAG GCTCCTCCCCTACCTCCAGCAGCAACTCATCAGTGAACCCCATGGCTTCTCTGGGGGCCCTGCAGTCTCTGGCTGCTGGTTCTGGAGCTGGTCTCAACATGGGCTCCCTGGCAG GTATGGCAGCACTGAATGGCAGCCTTAGCTCTGGAGGTCTGTCTAATGGCTCAGGAAACACCATGGAGGCACTGAGCCAGGCCTACTCAGGCATCCAGCAGTACGCTGCTGCTGCCCTCCCCAGCCTGTACAACCAGAGCCTGCTGTCCCAGCAGAGCGTctcagcagcaggcagccaaaAGGAAG CCAGCGACAGTCGCAGCACCG GTCCAGAAGGTGCCAACTTGTTCATCTACCACCTGCCCCAGGAGTTTGGAGACCAGGACCTGCTCCAGATGTTTATGCCCTTTGGAAATGTCATCTCTGCTAAAGTCTTCattgacaaacagacaaacctcAGCAAGTGTTTTG GCTTTGTGAGCTATGACAACCCCGTGTCATCACAGGCAGCCATCCAGTCAATGAATGGCTTCCAGATCGGCATGAAGAGGCTGAAGGTGCAGCTGAAGCGCTCAAAGAACGACAGCAAGCCCTATTGA